The following are from one region of the Gloeocapsopsis sp. IPPAS B-1203 genome:
- a CDS encoding response regulator: MEVEPSRILLVEDEPLNVELFQLALESYHFVNQIDILDDGEQALQYLLGTEGSLPNRPLPDLILLDLKLPKISGIQVLQAIRAHPRTRDIAVVVLASSQDDKDLNACYALGVNQCVTKPLGFEKFISIVRQIGLCWVLLKKPLLPPEF; encoded by the coding sequence GTGGAAGTTGAGCCATCTCGGATTCTTCTTGTAGAAGATGAACCTTTGAATGTTGAGCTTTTTCAACTAGCTTTAGAAAGCTACCATTTTGTGAATCAAATTGATATTTTAGATGACGGCGAACAAGCACTACAATACTTGTTAGGCACAGAAGGTAGTTTGCCAAATCGCCCATTACCCGATCTGATCTTATTAGATCTCAAGCTACCAAAAATTAGTGGGATTCAAGTTTTACAAGCAATTCGCGCTCATCCTCGCACTCGTGATATTGCCGTAGTTGTCTTAGCGTCTTCTCAAGATGACAAAGACTTAAATGCTTGTTACGCTCTAGGAGTTAATCAGTGTGTTACCAAACCTCTTGGATTTGAAAAATTTATCAGTATAGTTCGTCAAATTGGCTTGTGTTGGGTTTTACTCAAAAAGCCACTGCTACCACCTGAATTTTAG
- a CDS encoding GAF domain-containing protein, whose translation MINVFNCAQSQPVQKQKGELSLKLLIVEDVLADVELMVIALETAEIQFVYDAVDNLIHCEQLLQTKQYDAVLADYRLPQFTAYQVLQLLQQSAQEIPLILVTGSLGEEAAVECIKAGMTDYVLKERLFRLPMVLQRSLAEFALRRQQKASIVCIQQQAQQQAIINRIVQAMRETLILDEVLKSTVDALHDALNPSRCFISQPDVQKEMWVNHVSAATLNREDCIGVKCFIYPHYQEAFQRGEIITISCNDSNIPLALRDLIKAWNINSVLIAPLLYQQTLLGGIVLHQCDRDRVWNSDEISLMQAISNQCAIAIHQAQLFRQLQQQTQWEKTLNQISRSINSSLDPEYILQEIVRLTGECFAVDRVMIYALENEQIEITREWRSSAEICSLLGYITPLTEWSAAIDFSPYKVFYAPHMEKIRATSKEVDIVKSVPQLTVLSVPIFIRGEFFGGLALHAMTREQEFSEEEISLLQRIADMAAIALYNAQSYELLEELVKKRTQELEAEKLLSDAANRAKSEFLSNMSHELRTPLTGILGFSSILIEEIFGSLNAKQKQYIAGIHTCGKHLLELINDLLDLTKIEAGKEELALEKIEVLKACQDCLALFTENQLPELQLKFAIAPDISTCVADQRRLKQILVNLLSNAFKFTEVGSITLKVEQTEAAILFSVIDTGIGISPPDQETLFQPFQQLDSGLDRKYEGTGLGLALSRKLARLHGGDITVQSQLGSGSCFTVILPHSPQIN comes from the coding sequence ATGATCAACGTTTTTAATTGCGCTCAATCTCAGCCTGTGCAAAAGCAAAAAGGAGAACTAAGTCTAAAACTGCTGATTGTAGAGGATGTGTTAGCAGATGTCGAGTTAATGGTAATCGCTCTAGAAACAGCAGAGATCCAGTTTGTTTACGATGCAGTTGATAACTTAATACACTGCGAGCAATTATTACAAACGAAGCAATATGATGCTGTACTAGCAGATTATCGCTTACCACAATTCACGGCATATCAAGTATTACAGTTATTGCAGCAATCAGCACAAGAAATTCCGTTAATTTTAGTTACGGGTAGTTTGGGAGAAGAAGCTGCGGTTGAATGCATCAAAGCAGGAATGACTGATTATGTCTTGAAAGAACGGTTGTTTCGCTTACCAATGGTACTTCAGCGATCGCTAGCAGAATTTGCCTTACGTCGTCAGCAAAAAGCATCAATCGTTTGCATTCAACAACAGGCACAGCAGCAAGCAATTATCAACCGCATTGTGCAAGCAATGCGCGAAACTTTGATACTCGATGAGGTTCTTAAATCTACTGTAGACGCGCTACATGATGCTTTAAATCCTAGTCGATGCTTCATTTCTCAGCCTGATGTTCAAAAAGAAATGTGGGTTAATCATGTTAGTGCCGCAACGTTGAATCGAGAAGATTGCATAGGTGTTAAATGTTTTATTTATCCTCACTATCAAGAAGCATTTCAAAGAGGAGAAATTATAACTATAAGTTGTAATGATTCTAATATTCCATTAGCATTGCGAGATCTGATTAAAGCTTGGAATATAAATTCTGTTTTAATTGCTCCTTTATTATATCAACAAACACTTTTAGGAGGAATTGTGCTTCACCAATGCGATCGCGATCGCGTATGGAATTCTGATGAAATTTCTCTAATGCAAGCTATTAGTAATCAGTGTGCGATCGCTATTCATCAAGCACAATTGTTTCGTCAACTACAGCAACAAACTCAATGGGAAAAAACACTCAATCAAATTTCTCGTTCAATAAATTCTAGTCTCGATCCTGAATACATCTTACAAGAAATTGTGCGGCTCACAGGTGAATGTTTTGCGGTTGACCGAGTCATGATTTATGCTTTAGAAAATGAGCAAATTGAAATTACGCGAGAATGGCGTTCTTCAGCAGAAATTTGTTCTTTATTAGGGTATATTACCCCTTTGACTGAGTGGAGCGCAGCTATTGATTTTTCTCCTTATAAAGTTTTTTATGCTCCACACATGGAGAAAATTCGTGCAACGTCAAAAGAAGTAGATATCGTCAAGAGTGTTCCACAGCTAACAGTGTTAAGCGTGCCAATTTTTATTAGAGGTGAGTTTTTTGGTGGTTTAGCACTACATGCTATGACACGGGAGCAGGAGTTCTCTGAAGAAGAGATTAGTTTACTTCAAAGAATTGCTGATATGGCAGCGATCGCCTTGTACAATGCTCAAAGTTATGAACTGCTTGAAGAACTGGTCAAAAAACGAACTCAAGAGTTAGAGGCAGAAAAACTGCTTTCTGATGCAGCAAATCGGGCAAAAAGTGAATTTCTAAGTAATATGAGTCATGAGTTACGAACTCCTTTAACTGGCATTTTAGGTTTTTCAAGTATTTTAATAGAAGAGATTTTTGGTAGTTTAAATGCTAAGCAAAAACAATACATTGCCGGTATCCATACCTGTGGTAAACACTTATTAGAATTAATTAACGATCTTTTAGATTTAACAAAAATTGAAGCAGGGAAAGAAGAACTAGCTTTAGAAAAAATTGAAGTACTAAAAGCATGTCAAGACTGTTTAGCTTTATTTACAGAAAACCAATTACCAGAACTACAACTGAAGTTTGCGATCGCCCCTGACATCAGTACTTGCGTTGCCGACCAAAGACGGTTAAAACAGATTTTAGTCAACTTGCTTTCTAATGCTTTTAAATTTACAGAAGTTGGTTCAATAACCTTAAAAGTTGAGCAGACTGAAGCGGCAATTTTATTTTCTGTTATTGATACTGGTATTGGCATTTCTCCTCCCGATCAAGAAACTTTATTTCAACCATTTCAGCAGCTAGATAGCGGACTTGACCGCAAATACGAAGGTACTGGCTTAGGTTTAGCTTTATCGCGCAAACTTGCACGACTGCACGGTGGTGATATCACAGTACAGTCGCAGCTTGGAAGTGGTAGTTGCTTTACCGTAATCTTGCCTCACTCCCCGCAGATCAATTAA
- a CDS encoding ATP-binding protein — MTTTSTLSSKISRALLRLQQRIPQPLRYLGMLQAYLIIWAACDEIALFFATAPEIFVWYPPVGLDVTLLLVFGLRYLPALFLNTLVHEYLITSHDLGFNTLLLFNLVTTFGYGGGCALLLRIIKINPRLRTLRDVMWFIVVMTIVTPLVVGALQTLNIVVLGAIPLSGWLTYTLHSWAGAATGIAMLTPFLVILLRQLPWIWTYKEQEAPAVEPPLIPLTPKQRPQLLLEIAMLSVAIWAAYGAQRGQSLDYSYFVFMPLIWIAIRHGFERAAAAVLFINIGVAIFIQAKQGNSNIFALQFGMMAISLTGILLGGFATQRMQAETELNYSAQRLKILHELDQVILATRSLSDIAAAAVAQIAQIIPCTRISLAMFDFEKNEFTLLAIRTNSETLVPEICLPLAAFGKLENLQRGEMNVVQETLASEMPTAAELLLGNHVRAYINIPLIAQGELIGSLNLAKASLGNFPTKLKEVAEQVASIVAIAMQQARLSERIERQALQERSLNQISRTLNSSLDPQGVLCQIVQLTGEYFAVDRVVIFAFTNRQIQVLNEWRMHEEVVSMRNFTAPIADWPDLLDPDSDFFCRHFFHAPNYAQELSTPARLQQIEQAQTLSVLSVPIFVRDQLFGGLSIQTTTTYRTFTSEEINLLQRIAEQAAIALYNARSYESLEEIVQQRTQELEHEKQLSEAANRAKTEFLSNMSHELRTPLTGILGFSSVLIEQVFGTLNDKQMQYLELISASGKHLLELINDLLDLTKIETAKEELQLEQFFVAEVADACISMLQERAQSQGLQLKLQIAPDVTSCIADKRRLKQILVNLLANAIKFTDFGTVTLDIAQTSTEIQFAVVDTGIGISQEDLAKLFQPFQQLDSGLDRKYEGTGLGLALSRKLAQLHGGNITVQSELGRGSCFTLHLPLREVISFEF; from the coding sequence ATGACGACAACAAGCACCCTTAGTTCAAAGATTTCTAGGGCACTCCTACGATTGCAGCAACGCATTCCCCAACCACTGCGTTATTTAGGGATGCTTCAAGCATATCTGATAATTTGGGCAGCATGCGATGAAATTGCATTATTCTTTGCGACTGCACCAGAAATTTTTGTTTGGTATCCACCTGTAGGGTTAGATGTCACACTGCTTTTAGTATTTGGACTACGTTATCTTCCTGCATTATTTTTAAATACACTCGTACATGAATACCTAATTACGAGTCACGATTTAGGCTTTAATACGCTATTACTTTTCAACTTAGTCACAACATTTGGTTATGGTGGTGGCTGTGCTTTATTGCTGCGAATAATTAAAATCAACCCGCGCTTACGCACCTTGCGCGATGTGATGTGGTTTATTGTCGTCATGACAATAGTAACACCTCTAGTCGTTGGTGCATTGCAAACATTAAACATTGTTGTGCTGGGAGCAATCCCTTTATCAGGTTGGTTAACATACACATTGCACTCCTGGGCGGGAGCAGCGACAGGAATTGCAATGCTCACACCGTTTCTTGTAATCTTGCTGCGTCAGTTACCTTGGATTTGGACTTACAAAGAGCAAGAAGCACCAGCGGTAGAGCCTCCTTTAATACCTTTGACACCGAAACAACGTCCCCAGTTGCTGTTAGAAATAGCTATGCTGTCTGTTGCAATTTGGGCAGCTTACGGAGCGCAACGTGGACAAAGCCTAGATTACAGTTATTTTGTGTTCATGCCATTAATCTGGATTGCAATTCGGCATGGTTTTGAGAGAGCAGCAGCAGCAGTATTGTTTATCAATATTGGTGTCGCTATTTTTATTCAAGCAAAGCAGGGTAATTCCAATATTTTTGCTTTGCAATTTGGCATGATGGCAATTTCATTGACTGGTATTTTGTTAGGAGGCTTTGCCACACAACGGATGCAAGCAGAAACAGAACTCAATTATTCTGCTCAACGCCTAAAAATTTTACACGAACTTGACCAAGTGATTTTAGCAACGCGCTCGTTAAGTGATATTGCAGCAGCTGCAGTTGCACAGATTGCTCAGATTATACCTTGTACGCGGATCAGTCTAGCAATGTTTGATTTTGAAAAAAATGAGTTTACCCTGCTGGCTATCCGCACTAACAGCGAAACTCTTGTACCAGAGATCTGTTTACCTCTTGCAGCATTTGGCAAGCTTGAAAATTTACAACGTGGCGAGATGAATGTTGTCCAGGAAACGCTAGCGTCAGAAATGCCAACAGCAGCAGAATTATTACTAGGAAATCATGTGCGTGCATACATAAACATTCCCTTAATTGCTCAAGGAGAACTGATTGGTTCGCTTAATTTAGCGAAAGCTTCTTTGGGTAATTTTCCTACCAAGCTAAAAGAAGTTGCTGAGCAAGTAGCTAGTATCGTTGCGATCGCCATGCAACAAGCCCGACTTTCTGAGCGCATTGAACGACAAGCACTACAAGAGCGATCGCTCAATCAAATTAGTCGTACTCTTAACTCTAGTCTCGATCCGCAAGGTGTTTTATGTCAAATTGTCCAACTTACAGGAGAATACTTCGCAGTTGATCGCGTTGTCATTTTTGCTTTTACGAATAGGCAAATTCAAGTGCTCAATGAATGGCGGATGCATGAAGAAGTTGTCTCTATGCGAAATTTTACCGCACCAATTGCCGATTGGCCTGACTTACTCGATCCCGATTCTGATTTTTTTTGCCGCCATTTCTTTCATGCTCCTAATTATGCTCAGGAGCTATCAACACCAGCACGTTTACAGCAAATTGAACAAGCTCAAACTCTTTCTGTACTAAGTGTACCGATTTTTGTACGCGATCAGCTATTTGGTGGTTTATCAATACAGACAACAACTACATATCGTACTTTTACGTCTGAAGAAATTAACTTGTTACAGCGCATTGCTGAACAAGCTGCGATCGCACTTTATAATGCCCGCAGTTATGAATCTTTAGAAGAAATTGTACAGCAACGTACCCAAGAACTAGAACACGAAAAACAACTTTCAGAAGCGGCTAATCGTGCAAAAACTGAGTTTTTAAGTAATATGAGTCATGAATTACGTACGCCACTTACTGGAATATTAGGTTTTTCCAGTGTACTTATAGAACAAGTTTTTGGTACATTAAATGATAAACAAATGCAATATTTAGAACTAATTTCTGCTTCAGGAAAGCACTTATTAGAACTTATTAATGACTTGTTAGATTTAACTAAAATTGAAACAGCAAAAGAAGAACTACAATTAGAACAATTTTTTGTAGCAGAAGTTGCCGATGCCTGTATATCAATGTTGCAAGAACGCGCTCAATCACAGGGATTACAACTCAAATTACAAATTGCACCAGATGTTACTAGCTGTATTGCTGATAAACGCCGTTTAAAGCAAATTTTAGTTAATCTTTTAGCAAACGCAATTAAATTTACTGACTTCGGAACGGTAACTTTAGATATCGCCCAAACATCAACAGAAATTCAGTTTGCTGTAGTTGATACAGGTATTGGTATTTCCCAAGAAGATTTAGCCAAATTATTTCAACCTTTTCAGCAGTTAGATAGCGGCTTAGATCGTAAGTATGAAGGTACGGGTTTAGGCTTAGCTTTATCACGTAAGCTTGCACAACTTCACGGTGGCAATATCACCGTACAGTCAGAATTAGGGCGCGGTAGTTGCTTCACACTCCACTTACCGCTTCGCGAAGTTATAAGTTTTGAGTTTTGA
- a CDS encoding ATP-binding protein gives MSRHFNSLRTRLNCLVLLAVLPGLGLTFYAYTKELQLRKAYIREQAVLLTRVVSTHHEQVITDTQQLLAILAQLPQIQSSHRICSSLLKSLQQQYPRYASLGVVQRSGNVSCSSTPSQNVNLADRSWMRNAIQKQQLSVSDYQIGRMTRKPVIVFGYPVINTTDRQVESVVFASLDLAWLNQFIAQIKLPPSTSLIIVDFKGIVLAHYPKTEWVGKAPNLPIIQKILAQGNGVVEVVDVDGIPRLYAFSSLSDLPQVNAYMGIGLSEKAPFAIAERNLQRNLLGLAMITAGAIAILWIGSNVFILHWIRRFTYAINRLAGGDFTARMTLEHIPQEMQQLANTFNSMTRSLSSQIAQRNQVEQELKQANERFQLATAAVNAIIYDWDLTKKTITRTQGLFDVLGYRTTEADSTDDWWFERIHPDEQKYARNYIAQVLKSACTDFSLEYRIRNRDCQYIYVWEKGLIVRNPNGNAVRVVGSILDITERKQAETALSQMNVTLEQQVQERTAQLAATNQELESFCYSVSHDLRAPLRHITGFAEALAQQLERDRTADVKVNRYIEAIQSSSERMTMLIDGLLTLSRVGRKQLVEQPVELYTLVETAISLVMSQVEDSPSRAIEFQVDRLPTVRGDPTLIQQILINLIDNAVKFSRDAQPAIIQIGSLSDRTLFVKDNGVGFQMEYADQLFNAFQRLHSQREFTGTGIGLAIVQRIIHRHGGTIWVDSQPNQGTTFYFKLGQVVED, from the coding sequence ATGTCACGTCATTTTAATAGTCTTCGTACCCGCCTTAACTGTCTTGTCCTCCTTGCTGTTTTACCAGGGTTAGGACTCACGTTTTATGCTTACACGAAAGAACTGCAGTTACGCAAGGCTTACATACGGGAGCAGGCCGTATTGTTAACACGGGTTGTCAGTACTCATCATGAACAAGTCATTACCGACACCCAGCAGTTGCTCGCAATTTTAGCACAGCTACCTCAAATTCAAAGTAGTCATAGGATTTGTAGCTCTCTATTGAAAAGTTTACAACAACAGTACCCGCGTTATGCATCTTTGGGAGTTGTACAACGTAGTGGTAACGTGTCGTGCAGTTCTACTCCCAGCCAAAACGTTAACCTTGCAGATCGCTCTTGGATGCGAAATGCTATCCAAAAACAGCAGTTATCTGTGAGTGATTATCAAATTGGTCGCATGACTCGTAAGCCAGTCATTGTTTTTGGCTATCCTGTCATTAATACGACAGATCGACAAGTAGAATCAGTTGTTTTTGCCTCCTTGGATTTAGCGTGGCTCAACCAATTCATTGCTCAAATTAAACTACCACCTAGTACTTCTTTAATTATTGTTGACTTCAAAGGTATCGTCCTTGCGCACTATCCCAAAACTGAATGGGTAGGCAAAGCACCTAACTTGCCAATCATTCAAAAAATTTTGGCACAAGGTAACGGTGTGGTGGAGGTTGTTGATGTCGATGGAATTCCTCGTTTGTATGCCTTTAGTAGCTTGAGTGACTTACCGCAAGTTAACGCTTATATGGGTATTGGGCTTTCTGAAAAGGCTCCGTTTGCCATTGCTGAGCGGAATTTACAACGCAATCTACTGGGGCTAGCCATGATTACTGCTGGTGCGATCGCAATTTTGTGGATTGGGAGTAATGTGTTTATTCTGCATTGGATTAGACGGTTCACATATGCGATTAATCGCTTGGCAGGTGGAGATTTCACAGCCCGTATGACCTTAGAACATATTCCCCAGGAAATGCAACAGCTTGCTAATACGTTCAATAGCATGACAAGATCGCTATCCAGCCAGATTGCACAACGCAATCAAGTTGAGCAAGAACTTAAACAAGCAAATGAGCGCTTTCAACTTGCGACAGCAGCCGTTAACGCGATCATCTACGACTGGGATCTGACTAAAAAGACAATTACTAGAACACAAGGGCTATTTGATGTTCTTGGCTACAGGACAACAGAAGCTGATTCTACTGACGATTGGTGGTTTGAACGCATTCATCCTGACGAGCAAAAGTATGCTCGCAACTACATTGCACAAGTTCTGAAAAGTGCTTGTACTGATTTCTCTTTGGAATATCGCATCCGCAATCGAGATTGTCAGTACATTTATGTCTGGGAAAAAGGGTTGATTGTCCGCAATCCAAATGGCAACGCAGTGCGTGTTGTCGGTAGTATCTTGGACATTACTGAGCGCAAGCAAGCTGAAACTGCACTCAGCCAGATGAATGTTACGTTAGAGCAACAAGTGCAAGAACGAACTGCGCAGCTAGCAGCAACGAACCAAGAACTTGAATCATTTTGCTATTCAGTCTCCCATGACTTACGCGCTCCTTTACGGCACATTACTGGTTTTGCAGAGGCGCTAGCACAGCAACTAGAACGCGATCGCACCGCTGATGTCAAAGTTAATCGTTATATCGAAGCTATCCAAAGTAGTAGCGAACGCATGACGATGTTAATTGATGGCTTACTGACACTTTCTCGCGTAGGTAGAAAGCAATTAGTAGAGCAACCTGTCGAGCTTTATACGTTAGTAGAAACTGCAATTTCTTTAGTAATGAGCCAAGTTGAGGATTCCCCCAGCCGTGCTATAGAGTTTCAGGTGGATCGCTTGCCTACAGTGAGAGGAGATCCAACATTGATTCAACAGATCTTGATTAATTTAATTGATAACGCTGTTAAATTCAGTCGTGATGCACAGCCAGCAATTATCCAAATTGGTTCTTTATCAGATCGTACTTTGTTTGTTAAAGATAACGGTGTTGGGTTTCAAATGGAATATGCCGATCAGCTCTTTAATGCTTTTCAACGCCTACATTCACAAAGGGAGTTTACAGGAACAGGGATTGGTTTAGCAATCGTACAGCGCATTATTCATCGACACGGAGGCACAATTTGGGTTGATAGTCAACCGAATCAAGGAACTACTTTTTATTTTAAACTCGGGCAAGTGGTTGAGGACTAG
- a CDS encoding branched-chain amino acid ABC transporter permease, with the protein MDVQQAQLIVNGIAVGSIIALAAVGLTLTYGILRLANFAHGDFMTLGAYLTLVVNTVGVNIWLSIFIGAIGTIAAMLLAEKLLWSRMRTYRATSTTLIILSIGLALFVRYGIVFVWGGSNQAYNLPISPARDIFGLKVPQNQIIVLGLAVLVILALHYLLQNTKVGKAMRAVADDIDLARVSGINVDQVVVWTWVIAGSLTALGGSMYGLITAVRPNMGWFLILPMFASVILGGIGNPYGAIAAAFIIGISQEVSTPFLGSQYKQGVALLIMILVLLIRPKGLFKGTI; encoded by the coding sequence ATGGACGTACAACAAGCCCAACTTATCGTCAATGGAATTGCAGTAGGTAGCATCATTGCTTTAGCTGCAGTAGGATTAACACTAACCTATGGAATACTGCGTTTGGCAAATTTTGCTCACGGAGATTTTATGACGCTGGGAGCTTATCTCACGCTCGTTGTTAACACCGTAGGAGTGAATATTTGGCTTTCTATCTTCATAGGAGCAATTGGTACTATAGCCGCGATGCTACTAGCAGAAAAGCTACTTTGGTCGCGAATGCGTACTTATCGTGCGACTTCTACAACACTGATTATTCTCTCAATTGGACTTGCACTTTTCGTGCGCTATGGCATTGTCTTTGTTTGGGGTGGTAGCAATCAAGCTTACAATCTGCCTATTTCTCCTGCAAGAGATATTTTTGGTCTTAAAGTTCCTCAAAATCAAATTATTGTGCTTGGTTTAGCAGTGCTAGTCATTTTGGCATTGCACTACTTATTGCAGAATACAAAAGTTGGTAAAGCAATGCGTGCGGTTGCTGATGACATCGATCTTGCCCGAGTTTCTGGTATCAATGTTGACCAAGTTGTAGTTTGGACTTGGGTGATTGCTGGCAGTTTAACGGCATTAGGCGGTAGTATGTATGGCTTGATTACCGCAGTACGCCCTAACATGGGCTGGTTTCTTATTTTACCAATGTTTGCTTCTGTAATTTTAGGGGGAATTGGTAATCCATACGGTGCGATCGCTGCTGCTTTTATTATTGGTATTTCCCAAGAAGTCAGCACGCCTTTTCTCGGTTCCCAGTACAAACAAGGAGTAGCACTTTTAATTATGATTCTGGTGCTACTGATTCGTCCCAAAGGTTTATTTAAAGGAACCATCTGA
- the hrmK gene encoding hybrid histidine kinase/response regulator HrmK: MDATPIEQKVASSEVLQFQQLLADLWLERSLNELQSLINSCLARARNSQQSLQELESEVFQTLVRQLSVSFKTNKVAIALPQGLSPLAVTHNTGVAVLTELDYQICYTALSTDATTQLQQSTGVSSKHKFWQLEQVISLQDLQKLQNQKPKSAWVLQNEQGVVAWLTIATAALPMNATFTEKLKRQLQPQLIERSLNATMQVIVQLQQLQALTVNYQQLKIQNRDLSRTNKLKSEFLANTSHEIRTPLSSILGFTHLLKAQGYNPENHRHQEYLNIILTSGQHLLALINDILDLSKIEANQLEIAKETVNIPELCRSAIGLVKEKASDKNLQLQLDIDPNATTLVADSLRLKQMLFNLLSNALKFTNKGAVGLQVQQKGVFIHFTVWDTGTGIAQEKQSQLFQPYVQISNVVAGRQEGTGLGLALTQKLAQLHGGCVEVQSRVNRGSKFTIVLPLTAAVANTAAEVQKGDRNSSEGKSQVSIQTTAPQIPASKVATVMLVEDNFHNAKLMTTYLRKLGHQVIWVNSAAQMWEALPKKKPTVILMDVHLPDVDGLTLIQQLQANEEYCQIPVIAQTAMAMKGDRETCLAAGAIDYISKPIDLQALASLVNKYSDPNH, from the coding sequence GTGGACGCAACACCTATTGAGCAAAAGGTTGCTAGTTCGGAGGTGCTGCAATTTCAGCAGTTGCTTGCTGATTTGTGGCTAGAACGTAGTTTAAACGAGTTACAAAGTCTAATTAATAGCTGCTTAGCTCGTGCTAGGAATAGTCAACAATCTTTACAAGAGTTGGAATCTGAAGTTTTTCAAACACTTGTACGTCAACTTAGCGTTTCTTTCAAAACAAACAAAGTCGCGATCGCACTTCCTCAGGGCTTATCGCCACTTGCTGTTACTCATAACACTGGCGTTGCGGTACTGACTGAACTAGACTATCAAATTTGCTATACTGCCTTATCCACAGATGCGACAACACAATTGCAGCAATCAACAGGAGTATCAAGCAAACACAAATTTTGGCAACTAGAACAAGTCATCTCACTTCAAGATTTACAAAAACTTCAGAATCAAAAGCCCAAATCTGCATGGGTGTTACAAAATGAGCAAGGAGTTGTTGCTTGGTTGACGATCGCCACAGCAGCGTTACCAATGAATGCAACATTTACAGAAAAGTTAAAAAGACAACTTCAGCCGCAATTGATTGAGCGATCGCTGAATGCAACTATGCAAGTTATTGTACAACTGCAGCAATTACAAGCACTAACCGTTAACTATCAGCAATTAAAAATTCAAAATCGCGATCTGTCGCGGACTAACAAGTTAAAAAGCGAATTTTTAGCGAATACAAGTCATGAAATTCGTACTCCTCTCAGTTCAATTCTTGGTTTTACACATCTTTTAAAAGCACAAGGATACAATCCAGAAAATCATAGACATCAAGAGTATCTCAACATTATTCTGACTAGCGGTCAACACCTTTTAGCATTAATCAATGATATTTTAGATTTATCCAAAATTGAGGCAAATCAGCTAGAAATTGCCAAAGAAACTGTCAATATTCCTGAGCTTTGCCGTAGTGCAATTGGTTTAGTCAAAGAAAAAGCCAGTGACAAAAATCTACAACTGCAACTAGATATTGATCCTAACGCTACTACCTTGGTGGCAGATTCGTTGCGTTTAAAACAGATGCTGTTTAATCTGCTTTCCAATGCCCTCAAGTTTACCAACAAAGGTGCAGTCGGCTTACAGGTTCAACAAAAAGGTGTATTTATCCACTTTACAGTATGGGATACAGGTACAGGAATTGCCCAAGAGAAGCAGTCGCAACTATTTCAGCCTTACGTTCAAATTTCTAACGTCGTTGCTGGGCGTCAAGAAGGAACAGGTTTAGGATTAGCTTTGACGCAGAAACTCGCACAACTTCATGGTGGTTGTGTAGAAGTCCAATCAAGAGTAAATCGCGGTTCAAAATTTACAATTGTTCTTCCTTTAACAGCAGCAGTTGCTAACACTGCAGCCGAGGTACAAAAAGGCGATCGCAATTCTTCAGAAGGCAAGTCGCAAGTCTCTATACAAACAACTGCTCCTCAAATTCCCGCATCCAAAGTTGCTACTGTGATGTTGGTAGAAGATAACTTTCACAACGCTAAGTTGATGACGACGTACTTGCGGAAGTTAGGACACCAAGTTATTTGGGTAAATAGCGCTGCACAGATGTGGGAAGCACTGCCAAAAAAGAAACCAACAGTTATTTTGATGGATGTTCATTTACCTGACGTCGATGGACTAACCTTAATCCAACAGCTACAAGCCAATGAGGAGTATTGTCAAATTCCCGTAATTGCTCAAACCGCAATGGCAATGAAAGGCGATCGCGAAACTTGTCTAGCCGCAGGAGCAATTGATTATATTTCTAAACCGATTGATCTGCAGGCTTTGGCAAGCTTAGTGAACAAGTACAGTGATCCAAATCACTGA